In Marinomonas posidonica IVIA-Po-181, a single window of DNA contains:
- the ispH gene encoding 4-hydroxy-3-methylbut-2-enyl diphosphate reductase — MSFAIQLANPRGFCAGVDRAIDIVNRCLDLFEAPIYVRHEVVHNKFVVESLKARGAVFVDELDQVPDDNIVIFSAHGVSKAVRDEAANRGLKVFDATCPLVTKVHLEVLRYSRDGMECILIGHDGHPEVEGTMGQYDDSKGGAIYLVESPADVGNLSVQNPDQLAFVTQTTLSMDDTSVVIDALREHFPLIRGPKKDDICYATQNRQDAVKTLAQESQLVLVVGSVNSSNSNRLKELAERMGATAYLIDNASEIQHDWLNEVTSVGVTAGASAPEVLVNEVIDRLVAEGGSAPEELQGREENVSFSMPKELRIVEV; from the coding sequence ATGAGCTTTGCTATCCAGCTAGCGAATCCACGTGGCTTTTGTGCTGGTGTGGATCGTGCTATTGATATCGTTAATCGTTGCTTAGATCTGTTCGAGGCGCCTATCTATGTGCGTCATGAAGTGGTTCATAATAAATTTGTAGTTGAATCATTAAAGGCGCGAGGGGCGGTGTTTGTTGATGAGCTCGATCAGGTGCCCGACGATAATATTGTGATCTTCAGTGCTCATGGTGTATCTAAAGCTGTAAGAGATGAGGCGGCCAATCGAGGTTTAAAAGTTTTCGATGCGACGTGTCCTTTGGTAACCAAAGTTCATCTAGAGGTCTTGCGTTATTCTCGTGATGGAATGGAGTGCATCTTAATCGGTCATGATGGGCATCCTGAAGTGGAAGGCACCATGGGACAGTATGACGATTCAAAAGGTGGTGCTATTTACCTAGTGGAGAGTCCAGCTGATGTGGGCAATTTAAGCGTTCAGAACCCGGATCAATTAGCTTTCGTAACGCAGACAACCTTATCTATGGATGATACTTCTGTTGTAATCGATGCGTTGCGTGAACATTTTCCACTGATTCGTGGCCCTAAAAAAGATGATATTTGTTATGCAACACAGAATCGTCAGGATGCAGTGAAAACACTCGCGCAAGAGTCGCAGCTAGTGTTAGTGGTTGGGTCGGTAAACAGTTCCAACTCAAATCGTTTAAAAGAGCTGGCTGAGAGAATGGGCGCAACGGCTTATCTAATAGACAACGCGAGTGAAATTCAGCATGACTGGTTGAATGAGGTGACGAGCGTTGGTGTCACAGCGGGAGCGTCAGCACCAGAAGTGCTAGTGAACGAGGTGATTGACCGACTTGTTGCAGAAGGTGGCTCAGCGCCAGAAGAGCTTCAAGGAAGAGAGGAAAACGTTTCGTTCTCCATGCCAAAAGAACTCAGAATAGTAGAAGTCTGA
- the fkpB gene encoding FKBP-type peptidyl-prolyl cis-trans isomerase produces MTSITAQSQITLHFELALEDGQVVDSNFEQAPASFRFGDGSLLPAFEASLLGLKAGDESSFTMAPEKAFGAHNESNLQRIPRSQFEMDLEEGMVVSFADMSKNELPGVIAEIGEKDVLVDFNHPLAGRTLTFKVQIIEVEESA; encoded by the coding sequence ATGACTTCAATTACGGCGCAGAGCCAAATTACCCTTCACTTTGAATTGGCCTTAGAAGATGGGCAGGTTGTGGACTCCAACTTTGAACAAGCACCTGCCAGCTTTCGCTTTGGTGATGGTAGTTTGCTGCCAGCATTTGAAGCGTCTTTGCTTGGTTTGAAAGCGGGTGATGAATCGAGTTTTACTATGGCACCTGAAAAGGCCTTTGGTGCTCATAATGAAAGCAATTTGCAGCGTATTCCACGTTCTCAGTTTGAAATGGATCTCGAAGAAGGGATGGTAGTATCGTTTGCCGATATGAGCAAAAACGAATTGCCGGGTGTTATCGCAGAAATTGGTGAAAAGGATGTGTTGGTAGATTTTAATCATCCATTGGCCGGTCGAACATTGACCTTTAAGGTTCAGATCATCGAGGTCGAGGAGTCTGCATGA
- the lspA gene encoding signal peptidase II has translation MKLTYIWQQLQRWWALALVVFALDWITKQAIEANLHYGQEIALLPVFDLTLRYNTGAAFSFLAQAGGWQRWLFSIIAIAVVIGISWRLVKIAKTHRLEALSLSLILGGAIGNLYDRLAYGHVVDFIQFHWQQSWYFPAFNVADSAITIGVILMLLESVISPEKKGGEK, from the coding sequence ATGAAACTGACTTATATCTGGCAACAACTTCAGCGCTGGTGGGCGCTGGCGTTGGTTGTTTTTGCATTGGATTGGATTACGAAGCAGGCCATTGAAGCGAACTTGCATTATGGGCAAGAAATCGCACTGTTGCCGGTGTTCGATCTCACTTTGCGTTACAACACGGGGGCGGCCTTTAGTTTCTTGGCGCAAGCGGGTGGCTGGCAGCGCTGGTTGTTTTCAATCATCGCTATTGCCGTGGTAATAGGTATAAGTTGGCGTTTGGTTAAGATTGCGAAAACTCATCGTTTGGAAGCCTTATCTTTAAGCCTGATTTTGGGTGGTGCTATTGGTAACTTATACGATCGTTTAGCGTACGGGCATGTTGTCGACTTTATCCAGTTTCATTGGCAGCAATCTTGGTATTTTCCGGCCTTTAATGTGGCAGACAGTGCGATTACGATCGGGGTGATTTTGATGTTGCTGGAAAGCGTTATTAGCCCTGAAAAAAAAGGTGGTGAAAAATGA
- the ileS gene encoding isoleucine--tRNA ligase, translating to MSDYKPTLNLPNTDFPMRGDLAKREPAMLKRWQDMDLYQKVREVSKGRKPFILHDGPPYANGSIHIGHAVNKILKDIIVKSKTVSGYDAPYIPGWDCHGLPIEHKVEQMIGKAGDKVSFKEFRAKCREYAYTQIEEQKKDFVRLGVMGDWEKPYLTMNFETEANIVRALGKIAENGHLVKGFKPVYWSVVGGSALAEAEVEYQDKTSLSLDVRYAPQDEAAFLDKFSDVTGEGAVSVVIWTTTPWTLPASQAVSIHPEFNYALVEVDMGQGTERLVLAEDMVQSIMQRYGQENYRIVGRAVGKDLNGSLLNHPFFKRDIPMILGEHVTTDAGTGCVHTAPDHGVDDFNVGRANGLGTINLVQDNGVYSDAAGEFAGMHVYKVDGAILDALNANQALVFESKIFHSYPHCWRTKTPLIFRATPQWFVSMDEKGLLDSAKDAVKGVKWTPSWGQNRMEGMLNNSPDWCVSRQRTWGVPIALFIDKETQELHPETPRLIEEVAKRIEQEGIDAWFELDAAELLGADAEKYSKVTDTLDVWFDSGVTHYSVIDQREELSFPADLYLEGSDQHRGWFQSSLKTSIAIRGVPPYKGVLTHGFTVDGDGRKMSKSLGNVVSPQKVMSTLGADIIRLWVAATDYTGEMTVSDEILKRVADSYRRIRNTARFMLANLNGFDPAKDMVESENMIALDRWIVDRAAQLQKEIDEAYNEYQFHAVNQKIQNFCSVDLGGFYLDVIKDRQYTTQPDSLARRSAQTALYHIVEAFTRWIAPVLSFTADEIWQSLPGEHGETVFLETWYEGLTELSGDEELGRDFWKQVLEAKVAANKVLEAARNDGKIKASLSADITLYCDDALQGVLDRLGEELRFVLIASDVKVLPLAQAPADAVDSELPGLKVSVVTSSNEKCVRCWHHREEVGKRETHPELCDRCISNLPDGEGEERLYA from the coding sequence ATGAGTGATTATAAACCGACACTGAATTTGCCAAACACGGATTTCCCGATGCGTGGCGATTTGGCAAAACGTGAACCTGCGATGCTTAAGCGTTGGCAGGATATGGATCTTTACCAGAAAGTACGTGAAGTGAGTAAAGGTCGTAAGCCATTTATTCTTCATGATGGCCCTCCATATGCGAATGGCAGCATTCATATTGGTCACGCGGTTAACAAAATCCTCAAAGACATTATTGTTAAATCGAAAACCGTGAGCGGATATGATGCACCTTATATTCCTGGTTGGGATTGTCATGGTCTGCCGATTGAGCACAAAGTTGAACAAATGATCGGTAAGGCTGGCGATAAAGTCTCGTTCAAAGAGTTTCGCGCCAAATGCCGTGAATATGCTTACACGCAAATTGAAGAGCAGAAAAAAGATTTTGTTCGTCTGGGTGTGATGGGAGATTGGGAAAAGCCTTATCTGACCATGAACTTTGAAACCGAAGCGAATATTGTCCGTGCACTCGGTAAAATCGCCGAAAACGGCCACCTAGTAAAAGGTTTTAAGCCAGTTTACTGGAGTGTGGTGGGTGGTTCAGCGTTAGCCGAAGCGGAAGTGGAATATCAAGACAAAACCTCCTTGTCTTTAGATGTGCGTTACGCGCCTCAAGACGAGGCCGCTTTCTTGGACAAATTCTCCGATGTGACAGGGGAAGGGGCCGTTTCTGTGGTGATCTGGACAACCACGCCTTGGACTTTACCTGCCAGTCAGGCGGTATCCATTCATCCAGAGTTTAATTATGCCTTGGTCGAAGTCGACATGGGTCAAGGTACAGAACGTTTAGTGCTAGCGGAAGACATGGTACAAAGCATCATGCAGCGCTACGGACAAGAAAATTACCGTATTGTTGGTCGTGCGGTAGGCAAGGATTTGAATGGTTCACTTTTGAATCATCCATTCTTTAAGCGAGACATCCCAATGATATTGGGTGAGCACGTAACCACCGATGCTGGTACGGGTTGTGTTCACACAGCGCCAGATCACGGTGTCGATGACTTTAATGTTGGTCGTGCTAACGGCCTAGGCACTATTAACCTAGTGCAAGACAACGGTGTGTATTCTGATGCGGCTGGCGAGTTTGCTGGCATGCATGTGTACAAGGTTGACGGTGCGATATTAGACGCTTTGAACGCGAACCAAGCGTTGGTCTTTGAGTCTAAAATCTTCCACAGTTACCCGCATTGCTGGCGTACTAAGACACCTTTGATTTTCCGTGCAACGCCACAGTGGTTTGTCAGCATGGATGAAAAAGGCTTGCTGGATTCAGCGAAAGATGCTGTAAAGGGTGTGAAGTGGACGCCAAGCTGGGGACAAAACCGCATGGAAGGGATGTTGAATAACAGCCCGGACTGGTGTGTCTCTCGTCAGCGTACTTGGGGTGTGCCGATTGCTTTGTTTATCGATAAAGAGACCCAAGAGCTACACCCTGAAACACCGCGCCTAATTGAAGAGGTCGCGAAGCGTATTGAGCAAGAAGGTATTGATGCTTGGTTTGAGCTAGATGCCGCTGAATTGCTTGGTGCTGATGCCGAGAAATACAGTAAAGTGACAGACACTTTGGATGTATGGTTTGATTCTGGTGTAACGCATTACTCTGTCATTGACCAGCGTGAAGAGCTTAGTTTCCCTGCAGACTTGTACCTTGAGGGGTCTGATCAGCATCGTGGTTGGTTCCAGTCTTCTTTGAAAACGTCGATCGCCATTCGTGGTGTGCCGCCTTATAAAGGTGTATTGACTCACGGTTTCACAGTAGATGGTGATGGTCGCAAGATGTCTAAGTCTTTGGGTAACGTTGTTTCACCGCAGAAAGTCATGAGCACTTTGGGTGCTGACATTATCCGTTTGTGGGTTGCGGCGACTGATTATACGGGTGAAATGACCGTATCTGACGAAATCCTGAAGCGTGTCGCGGATTCATACCGTCGTATTCGTAATACGGCTCGTTTCATGTTGGCGAACTTGAATGGTTTTGATCCGGCAAAAGACATGGTTGAGAGCGAAAACATGATCGCACTTGACCGCTGGATCGTAGATCGTGCAGCACAGTTGCAAAAAGAGATCGACGAAGCTTACAACGAATACCAGTTCCACGCGGTGAATCAAAAAATTCAAAATTTCTGTTCAGTGGATTTAGGTGGCTTCTATTTAGACGTGATCAAAGATCGCCAGTATACGACTCAGCCAGACAGCTTGGCGCGTCGTTCTGCACAAACGGCTTTGTATCACATTGTTGAAGCGTTTACCCGTTGGATCGCGCCAGTATTAAGCTTCACTGCTGATGAAATTTGGCAGTCTTTGCCGGGAGAGCACGGTGAAACGGTATTCCTTGAAACTTGGTATGAAGGATTAACTGAACTGTCTGGTGACGAAGAGCTTGGCCGTGATTTCTGGAAGCAAGTGTTGGAAGCGAAGGTTGCGGCTAACAAGGTGCTGGAAGCGGCTCGTAATGATGGCAAAATTAAAGCCAGCTTAAGTGCCGATATTACCTTGTACTGTGACGATGCATTGCAAGGTGTGTTAGATCGATTGGGTGAAGAGTTGCGTTTTGTGTTGATTGCATCTGATGTCAAGGTCTTGCCATTGGCGCAAGCGCCCGCTGATGCTGTTGACTCTGAATTGCCTGGTTTAAAAGTGTCAGTTGTCACGAGTTCGAATGAGAAATGTGTTCGTTGTTGGCACCACAGAGAAGAAGTTGGCAAGCGTGAGACACATCCAGAGTTGTGCGATCGTTGCATTAGTAACCTGCCTGACGGAGAAGGCGAAGAACGCCTTTATGCTTAA
- the ribF gene encoding bifunctional riboflavin kinase/FAD synthetase, translating into MELIRGIHNIRPRHKACVLTIGNFDGVHLGHSAILTRVKALAKQYDAPAAIMIFEPQPREFFVPESAPGRIGRLRDKVKWLEGQGIDYVLCMPFNPKLQQLDAQAFCQQILLEGLSVKHLVVGDDFRFGCDRQGDFDYLSGFGVQHGFEVENTPSVLNAAGERVSSSIVRLALEQGDIHAAECNMGHAVTLSGRVIHGQQLGRKLGFPTANVHLKGVKSALSGVYAVRLTVNDKEHDGVANIGVRPTVQGKTPILEVHLLDFDGDLYDQYVKVTFCQFIRAERKMSGLEELEKQIQCDKEEAIRFFSNQ; encoded by the coding sequence ATGGAGTTAATACGCGGTATTCATAATATCCGTCCAAGGCATAAGGCCTGCGTGCTGACGATCGGCAATTTCGATGGTGTTCATTTAGGTCACAGTGCGATTTTGACAAGGGTAAAAGCGCTTGCGAAACAATATGATGCACCGGCTGCCATTATGATTTTTGAACCACAGCCAAGAGAGTTTTTTGTGCCAGAGTCGGCGCCAGGGCGAATTGGTCGTTTGCGTGACAAGGTGAAGTGGTTAGAGGGGCAAGGCATCGATTATGTGTTGTGTATGCCATTTAATCCCAAATTGCAGCAGCTTGATGCGCAGGCGTTTTGCCAGCAAATCTTGCTAGAGGGATTGTCTGTTAAGCATTTGGTGGTCGGAGACGATTTTCGCTTTGGTTGTGATCGCCAAGGGGATTTTGATTACCTTAGTGGCTTTGGTGTACAGCATGGCTTTGAGGTGGAGAATACACCTTCTGTGTTAAATGCGGCGGGTGAACGAGTTAGTAGTTCAATCGTTCGCTTGGCACTGGAGCAAGGCGATATTCATGCTGCTGAATGTAATATGGGCCACGCTGTGACGTTAAGTGGTCGAGTGATCCATGGTCAGCAGCTTGGTCGTAAGTTGGGTTTCCCTACTGCGAATGTTCATTTGAAAGGGGTGAAATCAGCCTTATCAGGTGTTTATGCGGTTCGTCTTACGGTAAATGATAAAGAGCATGATGGCGTTGCCAATATTGGTGTGCGTCCAACGGTACAAGGTAAAACACCTATTTTAGAGGTGCACTTGCTGGACTTTGACGGTGATCTTTATGATCAATATGTCAAGGTGACGTTCTGCCAGTTTATTCGTGCAGAGCGTAAAATGTCTGGCTTGGAAGAGCTTGAAAAACAAATTCAATGTGACAAAGAAGAGGCAATTCGCTTCTTCAGCAATCAGTGA
- the murJ gene encoding murein biosynthesis integral membrane protein MurJ gives MSELDSRVSKNRNSLSLLRSGVLVSVCTFLSRILGLVRDAALAFVLGASGSADAFYVAFKIPNFFRRLFAEGAFAQAFVPVLSEYRVKEAHEDVRALVAAVTGSLALVLLCVTALFMVCAPWVVYVFAPGFVDDASQAQLASELLVITFPYLLFISLTALAGGILNAHGEYAVPAITPIFLNISLIVATLVFARSAAQAEVAVAWGVFFAGLIQLLFQVPFLARLKLLPMPKMGFGHPGVKRILILIGPALFGVSVGQINLLLDTVLASFLETGSITWLYLSDRLYELPLGIFAIAISTVILPSLSRSFSGGEASRFSETMDWALRLLLLIAIPSSLALFMLAEPLIATIFYRGELTSDDVFKAAQSLQAYSLGLVFMMLIKVLAPGYYARQDTKTPVKIGIVAMVSNMVFNLILVWPLGHVGLALATSLSAALNAFLLWCGLYKAKHHVFTVQWRVLLRILICATLALAACLYVFQSLGWQWTQMSDIQRIAKTLLMVCSGVAVYGVVAVVAGLRPSIMKH, from the coding sequence ATGTCAGAACTTGATTCTCGTGTCAGTAAAAATCGTAACTCTTTGTCTTTATTGCGTTCTGGGGTGCTGGTTTCGGTTTGTACCTTTCTTTCTCGTATTCTCGGATTGGTGAGAGATGCAGCTTTGGCCTTTGTTTTAGGGGCAAGCGGCAGTGCCGATGCTTTTTATGTTGCGTTCAAAATTCCTAACTTTTTTCGTCGTTTGTTTGCTGAGGGTGCGTTTGCGCAGGCCTTTGTTCCTGTGTTAAGCGAATATCGAGTAAAAGAAGCGCATGAAGATGTGCGTGCCTTAGTCGCGGCGGTAACAGGATCGCTGGCGCTGGTGCTGCTGTGTGTGACGGCGCTGTTTATGGTGTGTGCGCCTTGGGTGGTTTACGTTTTTGCCCCTGGCTTTGTTGATGATGCGAGTCAGGCTCAGTTAGCATCTGAGTTGCTGGTGATTACCTTTCCCTATTTATTGTTTATTTCGCTGACCGCTTTGGCGGGCGGCATATTGAATGCGCATGGTGAATATGCTGTGCCGGCCATTACGCCCATTTTCCTGAATATTTCTCTGATTGTGGCTACCTTGGTGTTTGCTCGCTCGGCTGCTCAAGCTGAAGTGGCGGTGGCGTGGGGTGTGTTTTTTGCTGGTTTGATTCAGTTGTTGTTTCAGGTGCCTTTCCTCGCTCGATTAAAGTTGTTGCCTATGCCCAAAATGGGTTTTGGTCATCCCGGCGTGAAGCGTATCTTGATCTTGATTGGACCGGCACTATTTGGCGTGTCAGTTGGGCAGATTAATTTGTTATTGGATACGGTGCTGGCGTCGTTTTTAGAAACGGGCAGCATTACTTGGTTGTATTTGTCTGATCGCTTGTATGAATTGCCGCTTGGGATTTTTGCTATTGCTATTAGTACGGTGATTCTGCCGTCTTTGTCGCGAAGCTTTTCAGGTGGTGAAGCCTCGCGTTTTTCTGAAACCATGGATTGGGCGTTGCGTTTATTGTTGTTAATCGCAATACCGTCTTCATTGGCCTTGTTTATGTTGGCCGAGCCTTTGATTGCGACGATTTTCTATCGGGGTGAGTTGACCTCAGATGATGTGTTTAAAGCAGCTCAGAGTTTACAAGCCTATTCGTTGGGGTTGGTCTTTATGATGCTGATTAAGGTGCTGGCACCGGGTTATTATGCGCGTCAGGATACCAAAACACCGGTTAAAATAGGCATTGTCGCCATGGTCTCTAACATGGTGTTTAACCTGATTTTGGTTTGGCCGCTTGGCCATGTTGGTTTGGCTTTAGCGACCAGTTTGTCCGCCGCATTAAATGCTTTCTTGCTTTGGTGTGGCTTGTATAAAGCCAAGCATCATGTGTTTACGGTGCAGTGGCGAGTACTGTTACGGATTTTGATTTGTGCGACGTTGGCGTTGGCAGCCTGTTTGTATGTGTTTCAAAGCTTGGGGTGGCAGTGGACGCAAATGTCGGACATTCAGCGCATTGCTAAGACACTGTTGATGGTCTGTTCAGGTGTGGCTGTGTATGGCGTTGTGGCGGTTGTGGCGGGTTTACGACCGTCGATTATGAAACATTGA
- the rpsT gene encoding 30S ribosomal protein S20, protein MANSAGSKKRARQAIKRRAHNGSLRSMVRTYLKKVDAAIEAGNQAEAQAAYVLATSKLDKAANKGLYHKNKAARHKSRLSAKIKALA, encoded by the coding sequence GTGGCAAATTCCGCCGGTTCAAAAAAACGTGCGCGCCAGGCAATCAAACGTCGCGCTCACAATGGTAGCCTTCGTTCTATGGTTCGCACTTACTTGAAAAAAGTAGACGCAGCTATCGAGGCAGGCAATCAAGCTGAAGCACAAGCAGCTTACGTTCTAGCGACTTCAAAGCTAGACAAAGCGGCTAACAAAGGCCTATATCACAAAAACAAAGCAGCTCGTCATAAGAGTCGCTTGAGTGCTAAAATCAAAGCACTGGCCTAA
- a CDS encoding diacylglycerol kinase, giving the protein MAKPGKVGLNRVLSASKYSYQGLRAQWQHEAAFRQEACLFLISLPFALWLGDSGLERAVLIFSVAMVLIVETLNSSVEAVVDRISHEHHELSGRAKDLGSAAVMLALILAAVVWLVILFG; this is encoded by the coding sequence ATGGCTAAGCCGGGAAAGGTTGGGTTGAATCGAGTGCTGAGTGCTTCCAAGTACTCTTATCAAGGGTTGCGCGCTCAATGGCAGCATGAAGCGGCTTTTCGTCAGGAAGCGTGTCTGTTTTTAATTTCCTTACCCTTTGCTTTGTGGTTGGGTGACAGTGGTTTAGAGCGCGCTGTATTGATTTTTTCTGTTGCTATGGTGTTGATCGTTGAAACACTCAATTCGAGCGTTGAGGCGGTTGTGGATCGTATTAGTCATGAGCATCATGAGTTGTCTGGGCGGGCAAAAGATTTAGGTTCAGCGGCTGTGATGCTGGCACTTATTTTGGCGGCAGTCGTTTGGCTGGTTATTTTGTTTGGCTAG
- the proB gene encoding glutamate 5-kinase, translated as MELREKIAQAQRIVVKIGSALLTNDGQGLDVARIGLWVAQIAELKAQGKEVVLVSSGSIAAGMKRLGFVTRPTQVNELQAAAAVGQMELVGIYESHFEKHGLCTAQILLTHDDLSNRRRYLNARSSLRTLLGLGAVPIVNENDTVVTDEIRFGDNDTLGALVANLVEADALIILTDQQGLFDKNPRDHQDATLISYISASDDGLEAMASGGAGVLGSGGMLTKVRAARLAARSGADTLIASGREEDVILRLSAGENLGTWLLPEHGPIAARKQWLAGHLKSRGALTLDQGAVKALRKAGSLLSVGVKDAEGTFSRGDMVICVDESGGLVARGLVNYSVAETLKLLGKPSGDIGEILGYEGEPELIHRDDLVII; from the coding sequence ATGGAATTACGAGAGAAAATTGCACAGGCGCAGCGCATCGTTGTCAAAATTGGCAGCGCCCTACTAACGAATGATGGTCAGGGCTTGGATGTGGCTCGCATTGGTTTGTGGGTGGCGCAAATTGCCGAATTAAAGGCTCAGGGCAAGGAAGTGGTTCTAGTGTCTTCTGGTTCCATTGCTGCAGGCATGAAACGGTTGGGTTTCGTGACTAGGCCGACTCAAGTGAATGAGTTGCAGGCTGCCGCAGCCGTTGGTCAGATGGAATTGGTTGGCATTTATGAGTCTCATTTTGAAAAACATGGCCTGTGCACGGCGCAAATATTGCTGACTCATGATGATCTGTCGAACCGTCGACGCTACTTAAATGCACGGTCTTCGTTGCGAACTCTGCTTGGTTTGGGTGCTGTACCCATTGTTAATGAAAATGACACAGTTGTAACCGATGAAATCCGCTTTGGTGATAATGATACCTTGGGGGCTCTAGTGGCCAACTTGGTTGAGGCGGACGCCTTGATTATTTTGACAGACCAGCAGGGCTTATTTGATAAAAATCCGCGTGATCATCAAGATGCAACATTGATCTCTTATATTTCGGCTTCGGATGATGGTTTGGAGGCAATGGCCAGTGGTGGTGCCGGTGTCCTTGGTAGTGGTGGTATGTTGACCAAGGTTCGAGCGGCACGTTTGGCGGCACGTTCTGGCGCGGATACTTTGATTGCCTCGGGTCGAGAAGAGGATGTTATCCTGCGTTTGTCTGCTGGAGAAAACTTAGGGACTTGGTTGTTGCCTGAGCATGGGCCGATTGCTGCTCGTAAGCAGTGGTTGGCTGGGCATTTAAAGAGTCGTGGCGCATTAACTTTGGACCAAGGTGCAGTAAAAGCACTGCGTAAAGCGGGGAGTTTGCTGTCGGTTGGTGTGAAGGATGCAGAAGGAACGTTTTCTCGCGGTGACATGGTGATCTGTGTTGATGAGTCGGGCGGTCTAGTGGCGCGTGGCTTGGTTAATTACAGTGTCGCAGAAACCTTGAAGTTGCTTGGTAAACCATCTGGAGACATTGGTGAAATACTGGGCTATGAAGGTGAGCCTGAGTTAATTCATCGAGATGATCTGGTGATTATTTAA
- the cgtA gene encoding Obg family GTPase CgtA, giving the protein MKFVDEASIYVRAGKGGNGCLSFWREKFVAKGGPDGGDGGNGGSVVLVADESLNTLIDFRYTKKYIAEGGENGQGRDMTGAKGSDLEIKVPVGTTVIDEDTGETLGDLVKIGQTLKVAQGGHRGLGNTRFKSSTNRAPRQTTKGTVGEERTLKLEMKVLADVGLLGLPNAGKSTFIRSVSSAKPKVADYPFTTLVPNLGVVKVKKHQSFVIADIPGIIEGASEGAGLGIRFLKHLVRNRILLHIVDLAPWDEVTPAEAAQIAVNELEQFSPALAQRDRWLVLNKTDMVPEDELEERCQSVIDALGWEGRTYRVSAISGEGTEVLCLDLMTVLEEQRTLLAESEEAREQEEAMRRLIDEEGRNRILSLREKRRKAGQALDDDDFDDDDYDVEVEYVG; this is encoded by the coding sequence GTGAAATTTGTTGATGAAGCCAGTATCTATGTAAGAGCAGGTAAGGGCGGTAATGGTTGTTTGAGCTTTTGGCGCGAGAAGTTTGTCGCAAAAGGTGGCCCGGACGGCGGTGATGGCGGTAATGGTGGCAGTGTGGTGTTGGTGGCGGACGAGTCACTTAATACGCTGATCGATTTTCGCTATACCAAAAAGTACATCGCTGAAGGTGGTGAAAATGGCCAGGGTCGCGATATGACTGGAGCGAAAGGGTCAGACCTTGAGATCAAAGTGCCAGTAGGAACCACTGTCATCGATGAAGATACAGGTGAGACACTGGGGGACTTGGTGAAAATCGGTCAGACCCTTAAGGTGGCTCAAGGCGGTCATCGAGGTTTGGGTAATACGCGTTTCAAATCCAGTACCAACCGAGCGCCGCGTCAAACCACCAAAGGTACGGTGGGTGAAGAGCGTACTCTGAAGTTGGAAATGAAGGTGTTGGCGGACGTTGGTTTGCTGGGTCTGCCAAATGCGGGTAAGTCGACCTTTATTCGTTCTGTGTCCTCTGCTAAACCGAAAGTGGCGGATTATCCATTTACGACCTTGGTGCCGAATCTTGGTGTGGTAAAGGTGAAGAAGCACCAGAGTTTTGTGATTGCTGACATTCCTGGAATCATCGAAGGGGCATCTGAAGGGGCGGGTCTTGGTATTCGATTCCTGAAGCATTTGGTGCGTAACCGTATCTTGTTGCACATTGTTGATTTAGCGCCTTGGGATGAAGTGACGCCGGCGGAAGCAGCGCAAATTGCGGTTAACGAGCTGGAGCAGTTTAGTCCCGCGCTAGCGCAGCGTGATCGCTGGTTGGTGTTGAACAAGACGGACATGGTGCCGGAAGATGAGCTAGAAGAGCGTTGTCAAAGTGTGATTGATGCTTTGGGCTGGGAGGGTCGTACTTATCGCGTCTCAGCTATTTCTGGCGAAGGGACGGAGGTCTTGTGTCTGGACTTGATGACAGTGCTTGAAGAGCAGCGTACCTTGCTGGCGGAAAGTGAAGAAGCTCGAGAGCAAGAAGAGGCGATGCGCCGTCTGATCGATGAAGAAGGTCGTAATCGTATCCTGTCGTTGCGTGAAAAGCGTCGTAAAGCGGGTCAAGCATTGGATGACGATGACTTTGACGACGATGATTACGATGTGGAAGTGGAATACGTTGGTTAA